In Sporosarcina psychrophila, a genomic segment contains:
- a CDS encoding ABC transporter ATP-binding protein: MEYVIEMLNIRKEFGNFVANDDITLQLKKGEIHALLGENGAGKSTLMNVLFGLYQPEGGEIRVRGTATAITDPNVANRLGIGMVHQHFMLVENLTVTENIILGNEPKKMGMINVKDAAKKVAEISQLYGLDVDPYAKIEDISVGMQQRVEILKTLYRGAEILIFDEPTASLTPQEITELISIMKKLIEEGKSIIIITHKLQEIMDVSDRVTVIRKGKGIGTVITSETNPEELATLMVGRQVTFKTEKGPSYPAEEVLLVENLVVEDYRGIPKVKGLNLSVRKGEIVGIAGIDGNGQSELIEAIAGLRKVKSGKIFIDSKDVTGKKPREITESGLGHIPQDRHKHGLVLDFTVGYNVALQTYYKEPLSKKGIMNYKLVSKKAKEIIDMFDVRTQGEQELVRSLSGGNQQKLIIGREVDRNPELLIAALPTRGLDVGAIEFIHKKLIEQRDNGKAVLLISFELDEVMNVSDRIAVIYDGEIVDTVIPTETTEQQLGLLMAGHSRDKGAVTLKEGDDNHVE, encoded by the coding sequence GTGGAATATGTTATTGAAATGTTAAATATCCGAAAAGAGTTCGGTAATTTTGTTGCGAACGATGATATTACGCTTCAGCTTAAAAAAGGTGAAATCCATGCTTTATTAGGCGAGAACGGGGCAGGGAAATCTACGTTAATGAACGTGCTGTTTGGGCTTTATCAACCTGAAGGTGGAGAGATTCGGGTACGAGGAACAGCGACGGCTATTACAGATCCGAACGTCGCGAACAGATTGGGTATCGGAATGGTTCACCAACATTTCATGCTTGTTGAAAATCTAACTGTCACTGAAAATATTATTCTGGGTAATGAACCGAAAAAAATGGGCATGATCAACGTTAAAGACGCTGCCAAAAAAGTGGCCGAGATTTCGCAATTATATGGACTTGATGTAGATCCTTATGCAAAGATCGAAGATATATCGGTCGGTATGCAACAGCGGGTAGAAATTTTGAAAACGCTTTATCGTGGAGCAGAAATTCTTATTTTCGATGAACCGACTGCATCTTTGACACCGCAAGAAATCACTGAATTAATTTCAATTATGAAGAAACTGATTGAAGAAGGAAAATCGATTATCATCATCACACACAAACTTCAGGAAATAATGGATGTCTCCGATCGGGTGACGGTTATCCGCAAAGGTAAAGGGATTGGAACAGTTATTACTTCAGAAACAAATCCGGAAGAGCTAGCAACATTGATGGTAGGTCGTCAAGTAACATTTAAAACGGAAAAAGGGCCGTCCTATCCAGCCGAAGAAGTTCTCCTAGTAGAAAATCTAGTTGTTGAAGATTATCGCGGAATACCGAAAGTGAAAGGTTTAAATCTATCCGTTCGTAAAGGTGAAATCGTAGGAATCGCGGGAATTGACGGCAATGGACAGTCAGAATTGATTGAGGCAATCGCGGGTCTTCGTAAAGTGAAAAGTGGAAAAATTTTCATAGATTCAAAGGATGTAACTGGGAAAAAACCACGTGAAATAACAGAATCCGGTCTCGGTCATATTCCGCAAGACCGTCATAAGCATGGCCTTGTTCTCGATTTCACTGTTGGCTATAATGTGGCGTTGCAAACGTATTACAAAGAACCTTTATCAAAAAAAGGCATTATGAATTATAAACTCGTATCTAAGAAAGCAAAAGAAATCATCGACATGTTTGACGTGCGGACACAAGGTGAGCAAGAGTTAGTCCGTTCGCTTTCAGGCGGTAATCAGCAAAAACTCATAATTGGACGAGAAGTAGATCGTAACCCGGAATTACTGATTGCAGCACTTCCAACACGTGGTCTTGATGTCGGGGCAATTGAATTCATTCATAAAAAGTTAATTGAACAACGTGATAATGGCAAAGCAGTTCTTCTTATTTCATTTGAACTAGATGAGGTCATGAATGTTTCTGACCGTATTGCAGTTATTTACGACGGAGAAATTGTTGATACAGTTATTCCGACCGAAACAACAGAGCAGCAACTCGGCCTACTCATGGCAGGACACTCCAGGGACAAGGGCGCTGTTACGCTGAAAGAAGGTGATGATAACCATGTCGAATAG
- a CDS encoding BMP family lipoprotein: MGKRKFGLALSMVLAASTLLGACGTDKAKDKEGTTNGSKEDTFSIAMVTDTGGVDDKSFNQSAWAGIKEYGKENNLEKKDGGFDYLQSKEPADYAPNLNKLVQRDFDLIFGIGFLMKDAIEEIATQRTDNQFALVDEVSDLPNVASLMFKEQEGAFLAGVAAARMTKSDKIGFIGGMEIPVIERFEAGFLAGVAAVKPEIKVDVQYTGDFAKAELGKATANRMYTSGVDIIFHAAGGSGNGVFSEAKERKKADPDAYVWVIGVDSDQYDEGKVGDDNITLTSMLKRVDIAVKNTADLAAKGQFPGGEVTTFGLADNGIALADSHGAIPQDVLDEVEKFTKQIADGEIEVPEFRAKK; the protein is encoded by the coding sequence ATGGGCAAACGTAAATTTGGTTTAGCTTTATCGATGGTTCTAGCTGCAAGCACACTACTTGGCGCATGCGGAACGGATAAAGCGAAAGACAAAGAAGGTACTACAAACGGTTCGAAAGAAGATACTTTTTCAATCGCAATGGTAACTGATACAGGCGGTGTTGACGACAAATCGTTCAACCAATCTGCTTGGGCAGGAATTAAAGAATACGGCAAAGAGAATAATCTTGAAAAAAAGGATGGTGGATTTGACTATCTACAGTCTAAAGAACCAGCCGATTACGCACCGAACTTAAACAAACTTGTCCAACGTGACTTCGACCTTATTTTCGGGATTGGTTTCCTTATGAAAGATGCAATCGAAGAAATCGCAACACAGCGTACTGACAATCAATTTGCGCTTGTTGACGAAGTTTCTGATCTGCCTAACGTAGCAAGCCTTATGTTCAAAGAGCAAGAAGGTGCATTCCTTGCGGGTGTTGCAGCTGCTCGAATGACAAAATCCGATAAAATCGGCTTTATTGGCGGTATGGAAATTCCCGTTATCGAACGTTTTGAAGCTGGATTCCTTGCAGGTGTTGCTGCAGTGAAACCTGAAATAAAAGTGGATGTACAGTACACAGGCGACTTTGCAAAAGCTGAACTTGGTAAAGCAACAGCAAATCGTATGTACACTTCAGGCGTAGATATTATTTTCCACGCTGCCGGCGGTTCTGGTAATGGTGTATTCTCTGAAGCTAAAGAACGTAAAAAAGCAGATCCAGATGCATATGTATGGGTAATCGGCGTTGACTCTGACCAGTACGATGAAGGTAAAGTAGGCGACGATAACATTACATTGACTTCAATGCTTAAACGTGTTGACATTGCAGTTAAAAACACGGCAGATCTAGCTGCTAAAGGTCAATTCCCTGGCGGTGAAGTAACAACTTTCGGTCTTGCTGACAATGGTATTGCACTTGCTGATTCGCACGGAGCAATTCCACAAGATGTATTAGACGAGGTTGAAAAATTCACTAAGCAAATTGCCGACGGTGAAATCGAAGTTCCAGAATTCAGAGCTAAAAAATAA
- a CDS encoding GntR family transcriptional regulator gives MMVKADQRHLYVQVIERLKKDIESGIFKENERFPSEFELARTLGVSRATLREALRVLEEDKVIVRKHGVGTFVKPKPLFSSGIENLTSVSSMIRDAGMEPGTIFMDVLETIPCDESIAKFGCSEDERLVTIKRVRTADGDPVVYCIDKVLSKNLSSGTDELLNNSLFDAIEKSGTIRIVQAVAHIEPVGYDDEASSILRCGIDVPLLVLRQHHYSEEGEMVLYSKNYFRADKFSFHVVRKRV, from the coding sequence ATGATGGTAAAGGCGGACCAAAGGCATCTATATGTCCAGGTGATTGAACGTCTGAAAAAGGACATTGAATCGGGAATATTCAAAGAGAATGAGCGGTTCCCTTCGGAATTTGAACTCGCTCGTACGTTGGGTGTCAGCCGTGCAACACTCCGTGAAGCACTTCGTGTATTAGAGGAGGATAAAGTCATTGTCCGTAAACATGGTGTTGGAACATTCGTTAAACCAAAACCATTGTTTTCATCTGGCATTGAAAACTTAACCAGTGTTTCTTCTATGATTCGTGATGCGGGGATGGAGCCAGGAACGATTTTTATGGACGTTTTAGAGACGATACCATGTGATGAAAGTATCGCAAAGTTCGGATGTAGTGAAGATGAGCGTCTAGTTACAATTAAAAGAGTAAGGACTGCGGACGGCGACCCGGTCGTCTATTGTATTGATAAGGTTCTTTCAAAAAATCTTTCGTCTGGAACGGACGAGTTATTGAATAATTCCCTATTCGACGCAATCGAAAAGTCAGGTACAATCCGTATTGTTCAAGCTGTGGCGCACATTGAACCTGTTGGATACGATGATGAAGCATCGTCCATCCTGAGGTGTGGGATTGACGTTCCACTCCTTGTCCTCCGGCAACATCATTACAGTGAGGAAGGCGAAATGGTCCTCTACTCGAAAAATTATTTTCGAGCTGATAAATTCAGCTTCCACGTAGTACGCAAAAGGGTATAA